In a single window of the Antedon mediterranea chromosome 1, ecAntMedi1.1, whole genome shotgun sequence genome:
- the LOC140046213 gene encoding QRFP-like peptide receptor, with protein MFTTTSFQLYGKSSLIISDDSDPSSSFSEDDVIDDIYIPPVLYYTFFLFNVLVIVISNSLVIVAVLRSKVLRRSVTNILITSLCASDILAGIFYTPALAYISINSLVSLNLYVCRVFVGFFPMVAYSASWLSILAIAIDRFRAIVQPLKPRITHALSYLMIFLVWTISVFFGVFKSSLLYAVSYTVQKGDFSVTYQTCDITLENLKIWILTDIALYLLLLISVSLIYCIIAHVLWFGGRSIPSLHQARQQSKKRAIKMFVCVVFLFAASWLPYYALIFYTDFINGQFYGWGLANFITCLITVINSWMDPFIYGYYNENFRSEIKKIFRSIFLRRRKPVANTAADNRVRPLSPHLPCSRQDSRITMPVHACDNPAMNRSTIIPSE; from the coding sequence ATGTTCACCACCACTTCGTTCCAACTTTATGGAAAGAGTTCTCTAATTATATCTGATGACAGCGACCCTTCCTCAAGTTTCAGTGAAGATGACGTCATAGATGATATTTACATACCACCAGTTCTGTACTACACCTTCTTCTTGTTCAATgttcttgttattgttattagtaATTCATTGGTCATCGTAGCAGTTTTACGTTCAAAGGTTTTACGAAGATCTGTGACGAACATTCTGATAACTTCTCTGTGCGCATCAGACATTTTAGCCGGGATTTTCTATACGCCTGCACTGGCCTACATCAGTATCAATTCATTGGTGTCGCTAAACTTATACGTGTGCCGTGTATTTGTCGGGTTCTTTCCGATGGTTGCTTATTCCGCCAGTTGGCTTTCAATCTTAGCTATCGCAATTGACAGATTCCGTGCCATCGTTCAGCCATTAAAACCTCGGATTACGCATGCTCTCAGTTACTTGATGATCTTCCTTGTCTGGACTATCAGTGTCTTCTTTGGCGTCTTCAAGTCATCTCTTTTGTATGCCGTGTCATACACCGTCCAAAAAGGAGACTTCTCTGTCACGTATCAGACTTGCGACATAACTCTTGAGAATCTTAAGATTTGGATTCTGACAGACATAGCGTTGTATTTACTTTTGCTCATATCTGTTAGTCTGATTTACTGCATCATTGCACACGTGTTATGGTTCGGTGGTCGTTCGATACCATCCCTGCACCAAGCACGTCAGCAATCCAAAAAGCGCGCCATCAAAATGTTCGTCTGTGTCGTGTTTTTGTTTGCTGCTTCTTGGCTGCCATACTACGCATTAATCTTTTACACAGATTTCATAAACGGTCAATTTTACGGCTGGGGATTGGCAAACTTTATCACGTGTCTAATAACAGTCATTAACAGTTGGATGGACCCTTTTATCTACGGGTATTACAACGAGAACTTTCGAAGTGAAATTAAGAAGATTTTTAGGTCGATATTTCTTCGGAGGAGGAAACCTGTGGCCAATACAGCTGCTGACAACCGCGTTAGACCGTTGAGTCCGCATTTGCCATGCAGCAGACAAGACAGCAGAATAACAATGCCTGTACACGCCTGTGATAATCCTGCCATGAATAGAAGTACCATAATACCATCAGAATGA